One genomic region from Euzebya tangerina encodes:
- a CDS encoding ABC transporter ATP-binding protein — MIHFDDVSVTFDGEEWPTLSRVTLTVAEGDLCLVVGPTGSGKSTLLGAAAGLVPHFTGGHLSGTVLIGGRDTRDHPPHALADLVGVVGQNPAAGFVTGTVEEELAFTMEQLGVAPSVMRQRVEETLDLLGLADLRGRRLDHLSGGQQQRVAIGAVLTAHPRVLVLDEPTSALDPTAAEEVLGMVSRLVSDLGVTALVAEHRLERIVQFADQVAELDGAPDPGRPGTAAGRQVSRVRCGATADVLVDAAVAPPIVELGRVAGWHPVPLTIRDARRRAGSLRDRLAGLERPDDRAGPGGASPRVQDARSDRQPVLRASGVTVRYGDAVAVGGVSVSVAPASITGLMGRNGAGKTSLLWALHGAGPRQAGTVEIAGVDPRTAGAAERRGLIALVPQQPGDLLYEDTVAAACASADDRAGATAGSCRALLDRLVPGVPAEAHPRDLSEGQRLAVALAIQLLGDPAVVALDEPTRGLDYAAKRQLAAIVRGLTARGVTVLVSTHDVEFVASLCDRVIVMADGEVIADGPTAAVVTASPAFAPQVTKVLAPQPWLTVEEVRDALARSQPTGAPTLPTGTPTLATDTTSPAGGSPDGTASPDRAPRSRPTPSPWPAPTAGVRR, encoded by the coding sequence ATGATCCACTTCGATGACGTCTCGGTCACGTTCGACGGTGAGGAGTGGCCGACCCTCTCACGAGTCACGCTGACGGTCGCCGAGGGTGATCTCTGCCTCGTCGTCGGTCCCACCGGCTCGGGCAAGAGCACGCTGCTCGGCGCCGCAGCCGGACTGGTGCCGCACTTCACCGGTGGCCACCTCTCCGGGACGGTGCTGATCGGTGGTCGTGACACACGCGACCATCCGCCCCACGCGCTGGCCGATCTCGTCGGCGTCGTGGGTCAGAATCCGGCGGCGGGCTTCGTCACCGGGACCGTGGAGGAGGAGTTGGCCTTCACCATGGAGCAGCTGGGGGTGGCCCCGTCCGTGATGCGGCAGCGGGTGGAGGAGACCCTCGACCTGCTCGGGTTGGCCGACCTCCGCGGGCGCCGGCTGGACCACCTCTCCGGCGGGCAGCAGCAGCGCGTGGCGATCGGCGCCGTCCTGACCGCCCACCCGCGGGTGCTCGTCCTGGACGAGCCGACGTCGGCGCTCGACCCAACCGCAGCCGAGGAGGTCCTGGGCATGGTGAGCCGGCTGGTGTCCGACCTGGGCGTCACCGCCCTGGTGGCTGAGCACCGGCTGGAGCGGATCGTCCAGTTCGCCGATCAGGTCGCGGAGCTGGACGGCGCCCCTGACCCCGGTCGGCCTGGCACCGCCGCGGGCAGGCAGGTGTCCCGGGTCCGCTGCGGGGCCACCGCGGATGTCCTGGTCGACGCCGCCGTCGCCCCGCCCATCGTGGAGCTCGGGCGGGTCGCGGGCTGGCACCCAGTCCCGCTGACCATTCGCGATGCCCGCCGCCGTGCTGGGTCGTTGCGCGATCGTCTCGCTGGTCTGGAGCGCCCGGACGACCGTGCAGGGCCCGGTGGCGCGTCGCCCCGCGTCCAGGACGCCCGATCGGATCGTCAGCCCGTGCTCCGCGCCTCCGGGGTCACGGTCCGCTACGGCGACGCCGTGGCCGTCGGTGGCGTGTCGGTGTCAGTTGCGCCCGCGAGCATCACCGGCCTCATGGGTCGCAACGGTGCCGGCAAGACCTCGCTGCTGTGGGCGCTGCATGGAGCAGGACCTCGGCAGGCGGGCACGGTCGAGATCGCCGGTGTCGACCCACGGACCGCCGGCGCGGCCGAGCGTCGGGGACTGATCGCACTCGTCCCACAGCAACCTGGCGACCTGCTGTACGAGGACACCGTGGCGGCAGCCTGCGCCTCCGCGGACGACAGGGCAGGTGCTACAGCAGGGTCGTGCCGGGCGTTGCTCGACCGGCTGGTGCCCGGTGTGCCCGCCGAGGCCCACCCGCGGGATCTGTCGGAGGGGCAACGGCTGGCTGTGGCGCTGGCGATCCAGCTGCTCGGCGACCCCGCGGTCGTCGCGCTCGATGAGCCCACCCGGGGCCTGGACTACGCGGCCAAGCGACAGCTGGCGGCGATCGTTCGCGGGCTGACAGCGAGGGGTGTGACCGTCCTGGTCAGCACGCACGATGTCGAGTTCGTCGCCTCCCTCTGCGACCGCGTCATCGTGATGGCGGATGGTGAGGTGATCGCGGACGGGCCGACCGCAGCGGTGGTCACGGCCTCCCCGGCGTTCGCCCCACAGGTCACGAAGGTCCTGGCCCCCCAACCCTGGTTGACGGTTGAGGAGGTGCGAGACGCACTGGCTCGGTCACAACCGACGGGCGCACCAACCCTCCCCACCGGGACTCCAACCCTCGCCACCGACACCACCAGCCCCGCCGGCGGCAGCCCGGATGGGACGGCCTCACCGGACCGGGCTCCGCGATCCCGACCTACGCCGAGCCCCTGGCCCGCACCCACCGCCGGGGTCCGCCGATGA
- a CDS encoding ECF transporter S component, producing the protein MSTPTHQSSVGGRAMVVRISGRGALILALASGVGLAMFTWPLLLQPAADFAHATDAPFIFVGILPIVLAIVLAEMADGGMDTKALAMLGVLAAVGAVLRPLGAGLAGIELVFFLLILAGRVLGPGFGFVLGCVTLFTSALLTAGVGPWLPFQMLAAGWVGMGAGLLPLPRLRGRAETALLALYGALSGYAFGFLMNLAFWPFTLGADTSLSYLPGGAVIDNLSRFVLYTLSTSAAGWDTGRAITNAVAILLLGPAVLAALRRASRRAAFDAPVTFTAKARDT; encoded by the coding sequence ATGAGCACTCCAACCCACCAGTCGTCGGTTGGCGGTCGGGCCATGGTCGTGCGCATCTCCGGCCGTGGCGCCCTCATCCTGGCCCTTGCCAGCGGGGTCGGACTGGCGATGTTCACCTGGCCGCTGCTGCTGCAACCGGCCGCCGACTTCGCCCACGCCACCGACGCCCCCTTCATCTTCGTCGGGATCCTCCCGATCGTCCTGGCCATCGTCCTGGCCGAGATGGCTGACGGCGGAATGGACACCAAGGCCCTCGCGATGCTCGGGGTCCTGGCTGCTGTCGGAGCCGTCCTGCGACCACTCGGTGCCGGTCTCGCCGGGATCGAGTTGGTCTTCTTCCTCCTCATCCTGGCCGGGCGCGTGCTCGGCCCCGGATTCGGCTTCGTCCTGGGGTGTGTGACGCTCTTCACCTCAGCGCTGCTCACCGCAGGGGTCGGTCCCTGGCTGCCGTTCCAGATGCTCGCCGCCGGATGGGTCGGCATGGGCGCCGGGCTGCTGCCGCTCCCGCGCCTCCGCGGCCGTGCCGAGACCGCTCTGCTGGCGCTCTACGGTGCCCTGAGCGGCTACGCCTTCGGCTTCCTCATGAACTTGGCGTTCTGGCCCTTCACGCTGGGGGCGGACACCTCGCTGTCCTACCTCCCCGGTGGCGCGGTGATCGACAACCTGTCCCGCTTCGTCCTCTACACGCTCAGCACGTCGGCGGCTGGGTGGGACACCGGCCGAGCCATCACGAACGCCGTCGCCATCCTGCTGCTCGGTCCCGCCGTGCTGGCCGCCCTCCGCCGCGCCTCCCGCCGCGCCGCCTTCGACGCACCGGTCACGTTCACCGCCAAAGCGCGAGACACCTAG
- the murI gene encoding glutamate racemase — translation MADPRPIGVFDSGVGGLTVARALMDLLPDEQIVYLGDTARGPYGPLPQPTVRDYTRQDVDWLITRDVKMVVAACNTATAAALEVDPLRFDRPVVGVIEPAVETAIRATRSRRVGVIGTEGTITSRSYDRAVARIGGEATKLFSQACPRFVTLVEEGRTTDPEVLEVARAYLAPLVAAQVDTLILGCTHYPLLTGVISYVMGPDVVLVSSAETCARSVFAQLIDHRLLAHHAGSTPGTVDHRFASTGDPATFARLARRFLGPRLSDSEVLAASDVATSS, via the coding sequence ATGGCCGATCCGCGCCCCATCGGGGTATTCGACTCCGGCGTGGGCGGGCTCACGGTCGCCCGGGCGCTGATGGACCTGCTCCCCGACGAGCAGATCGTCTACCTCGGCGACACCGCCCGAGGCCCCTACGGCCCGTTGCCACAGCCAACCGTCCGCGACTACACCCGACAGGACGTCGACTGGCTGATCACCCGCGACGTGAAGATGGTGGTCGCCGCCTGCAACACCGCGACGGCCGCCGCCCTCGAGGTCGACCCGCTGCGATTCGACCGCCCCGTCGTGGGCGTGATCGAGCCGGCCGTCGAGACCGCCATCCGCGCCACCCGCTCGCGTCGCGTCGGGGTGATCGGGACGGAGGGAACCATCACGTCGCGGTCCTACGACCGGGCCGTCGCCCGCATCGGCGGTGAGGCAACCAAGCTGTTCAGTCAGGCCTGTCCACGCTTCGTGACCCTGGTGGAGGAGGGCCGGACGACGGATCCCGAGGTGCTGGAGGTCGCTCGGGCCTACCTCGCCCCCCTGGTGGCCGCGCAGGTGGACACGCTGATCCTCGGCTGCACCCACTACCCGCTGCTGACCGGCGTGATCAGCTACGTCATGGGCCCAGACGTCGTGCTCGTCTCCTCGGCCGAGACCTGTGCACGATCGGTCTTCGCGCAACTGATCGATCATCGTCTGCTGGCACACCACGCCGGATCGACGCCGGGCACGGTGGACCACCGCTTCGCCTCGACCGGAGACCCCGCGACCTTCGCACGGCTGGCGCGTCGCTTCCTGGGCCCCCGACTGTCGGACTCAGAGGTGCTCGCGGCCAGCGACGTCGCCACGTCCTCGTGA
- a CDS encoding MBL fold metallo-hydrolase encodes MKVTVIGSAGTHATAQRVCSSYLLTHEGTNLVLDLGPGALHNLSKVIDVAELDGIIISHLHPDHYLDLYGLSYALRFHPDQARRDQPRAIPVYGPADLVQTVGAILPEDSEERFAEVLSLTEVGDGDRLRVGPFEVRLMAMNHSAPCLGSRVEANRKTVAYTGDTAPTPATTPLARDADLLICDCSWLESQRPLPADTHNTGREAGEAAAEAGVTRLLITHVSPTNDPAAVAAEAAMAFDGEIIVATDLMEITL; translated from the coding sequence GTGAAGGTCACCGTCATCGGCAGCGCGGGCACCCACGCGACCGCCCAGCGCGTCTGCAGCAGCTACCTGCTGACCCACGAGGGCACCAACCTGGTCCTCGACCTGGGCCCTGGAGCCCTCCACAACCTGTCCAAGGTGATCGATGTCGCCGAGCTGGACGGGATCATCATCAGCCACCTGCACCCCGACCACTACCTGGATCTCTACGGCCTGTCCTACGCGTTGCGCTTCCACCCCGATCAGGCCCGCCGCGACCAGCCCCGAGCGATCCCCGTCTATGGACCCGCCGACCTGGTCCAGACCGTCGGCGCGATCCTGCCCGAGGACTCGGAGGAGCGCTTCGCCGAGGTGCTCAGCCTCACCGAGGTCGGCGACGGTGACCGGCTGCGCGTCGGGCCGTTCGAGGTCCGGTTGATGGCGATGAACCACTCCGCCCCCTGCCTCGGATCACGGGTCGAGGCCAACCGCAAGACGGTGGCCTACACCGGCGACACCGCGCCCACGCCCGCAACGACACCACTGGCCCGGGACGCCGACCTCCTCATCTGCGACTGTTCCTGGCTCGAGTCCCAGCGTCCCCTGCCGGCCGACACCCACAACACCGGTCGGGAGGCGGGGGAGGCCGCTGCCGAAGCCGGTGTCACCAGGCTGCTGATCACCCACGTCTCGCCGACCAACGATCCGGCCGCTGTCGCCGCCGAGGCTGCAATGGCGTTCGACGGTGAGATCATCGTGGCGACCGACCTCATGGAGATCACCCTGTGA
- the rph gene encoding ribonuclease PH, producing MTTPDVTTSPTPDRHDGRADDDHRPLEIRTNVQSYAEGSAQIHMGDTHVLCSASVTDDVPRWLRDSGSGWITGEYSMLPRATRERTGREAARGKQKGRTVEIQRLIGRSLRAAVDLDTLGAVSITIDCDVLQADGGTRTASITGGWVALAIGLHAAAERGMIARVPELTQVAAISVGIVDGAAVLDLDYVEDSGAETDMNVVMTGDGRLIEVQGTAEGEPFDRAELTAMLDLAATGCDRLFAAQREAVTAATSSSA from the coding sequence GTGACCACCCCCGACGTGACCACGTCCCCCACACCCGACCGCCACGACGGCCGCGCCGACGACGACCACCGGCCCTTGGAGATCCGCACCAACGTGCAGTCCTACGCCGAGGGCTCGGCGCAGATCCACATGGGCGACACCCACGTGTTGTGCTCGGCCAGCGTGACCGACGACGTACCCCGATGGCTGCGGGACTCCGGCTCGGGCTGGATCACCGGTGAGTACTCGATGCTGCCCCGCGCCACGCGGGAGCGGACCGGACGCGAAGCCGCTCGGGGCAAGCAGAAGGGCCGCACCGTGGAGATCCAACGGCTGATCGGCCGCTCGCTGCGCGCCGCGGTCGACCTCGACACCCTCGGCGCGGTCTCGATCACCATCGACTGCGACGTGCTGCAGGCGGACGGCGGCACCCGGACGGCCTCGATCACCGGTGGCTGGGTGGCGCTGGCCATCGGCCTCCACGCCGCCGCCGAGCGGGGCATGATCGCACGGGTCCCCGAGCTGACGCAGGTCGCCGCCATCAGCGTGGGCATCGTCGACGGGGCCGCCGTCCTGGACCTCGACTATGTGGAGGACTCGGGCGCCGAGACCGACATGAACGTCGTGATGACCGGCGACGGACGGCTGATCGAGGTGCAGGGGACCGCGGAGGGTGAGCCCTTCGACCGCGCGGAGCTGACCGCCATGCTGGACCTGGCGGCTACCGGCTGTGACCGCCTGTTCGCCGCGCAGCGCGAGGCTGTGACGGCCGCGACGTCCTCGTCCGCATGA
- the rdgB gene encoding RdgB/HAM1 family non-canonical purine NTP pyrophosphatase has product MSGPLRLVLATHNQGKVAELRDILADPTLDLPVVDLLSADDVGLPDVEETGDTFQANALLKARAGVAASGLPCVADDSGLEVDALDGAPGIYSARYAAREDPARLADDTTTDTANLELVLDRLSGVPTGQRTGRFVCAAAVAWPDGTEDVVRATMEGTLLDHTRGDGGFGYDPIFLPDGHAITSAEMTPEQKHAISHRGKAFRQLATRIAANPHLEFSTTPAEETR; this is encoded by the coding sequence ATGAGCGGGCCGCTCCGGCTGGTCCTCGCAACCCACAACCAGGGCAAGGTCGCAGAGCTGCGCGACATCCTGGCCGACCCGACCTTGGACCTGCCTGTCGTTGACCTGCTGAGCGCCGACGACGTTGGTCTCCCCGATGTCGAGGAGACCGGTGACACCTTCCAGGCCAACGCACTGCTCAAGGCCCGGGCGGGTGTGGCTGCCAGCGGTCTGCCCTGTGTGGCGGACGACTCCGGGCTCGAGGTCGATGCGCTCGACGGTGCCCCTGGCATCTACAGCGCCCGGTACGCCGCTCGTGAAGACCCTGCCCGTCTCGCTGATGACACGACGACCGACACGGCCAACCTCGAGCTGGTGCTGGACCGGCTGTCCGGCGTCCCCACCGGGCAGCGGACCGGCCGGTTTGTGTGCGCGGCCGCCGTGGCCTGGCCCGATGGGACCGAGGACGTGGTGCGAGCGACCATGGAGGGCACGCTGTTGGATCACACCCGCGGGGACGGCGGCTTCGGGTACGACCCCATCTTCCTCCCCGACGGCCACGCTATCACCTCCGCGGAGATGACACCGGAGCAGAAGCACGCCATCAGCCACCGCGGCAAGGCGTTCCGGCAACTGGCGACCCGAATCGCCGCCAACCCGCATCTAGAGTTCTCGACGACACCCGCTGAGGAGACACGTTGA
- the pdhA gene encoding pyruvate dehydrogenase (acetyl-transferring) E1 component subunit alpha, translating to MSDHPDLAARAAELLPDPLLLQLLSDDGVPATVDGFPAPTSEAMLQLYRTMKLVRAVDRQSILLTRQGQLAVYPSSHGQEAAQVGAVLALREQDWLFPSYRETVAIIARGVPPLESMPLFKGTWHAGWDPHAYRVMPHCTPIATQCVHAVGLAHAATLAGDDVVSMTFCGDGGTSEGDFHEALNFAAVYRAPTVFVVQNNGWAISVPSESQTKAPTLAHKAVGYGMPGVRVDGNDVLAVHAAATQAVARASRGDGPTLIEAMTYRVEAHTTADDDLRYRSEEEVEAWRRRDPIARMEAFLAAAGIADETLFADADDAARAAAAEFRGGMFDAPHGDPLEMFAHVYVDPPSEMIAQRDRLSRELAAS from the coding sequence TTGAGCGACCACCCCGACCTGGCGGCACGAGCCGCGGAACTCCTACCCGACCCGTTGCTGCTGCAACTGCTCTCCGACGACGGCGTCCCGGCCACCGTCGACGGCTTCCCCGCCCCCACCTCCGAGGCGATGCTGCAGCTGTACCGGACCATGAAGCTGGTTCGAGCCGTCGACCGGCAGTCCATCCTGTTGACGCGGCAGGGTCAGTTGGCCGTCTACCCCTCCAGCCACGGCCAGGAGGCGGCGCAGGTCGGCGCGGTCCTGGCGCTGCGGGAGCAGGACTGGCTGTTCCCCTCCTATCGGGAGACCGTCGCCATCATCGCCCGCGGCGTCCCGCCGCTCGAGTCCATGCCGCTGTTCAAGGGCACCTGGCATGCCGGCTGGGATCCCCACGCCTACCGTGTCATGCCGCACTGCACGCCGATCGCCACCCAGTGCGTCCACGCCGTCGGGTTGGCCCACGCCGCCACACTGGCCGGGGACGACGTGGTCTCGATGACGTTCTGCGGCGACGGCGGGACCAGCGAGGGGGACTTCCACGAGGCGCTCAACTTCGCCGCCGTCTACCGGGCGCCGACCGTGTTCGTCGTCCAGAACAATGGCTGGGCGATCAGTGTCCCCTCGGAGTCCCAGACGAAGGCGCCGACGTTGGCCCACAAGGCTGTGGGATACGGCATGCCGGGTGTCCGCGTCGACGGCAACGATGTTTTGGCGGTGCACGCCGCGGCAACCCAAGCCGTCGCCCGGGCGAGTCGGGGCGACGGACCCACGTTGATCGAGGCGATGACGTACCGCGTGGAGGCCCACACCACGGCCGATGACGATCTGCGCTATCGCTCCGAGGAGGAGGTCGAGGCGTGGCGACGGCGGGATCCGATCGCCCGGATGGAGGCGTTCCTCGCCGCCGCCGGTATCGCCGACGAGACGCTCTTCGCCGACGCCGACGACGCCGCCAGGGCGGCGGCCGCAGAGTTCCGGGGCGGCATGTTCGATGCGCCACACGGAGATCCGCTGGAGATGTTCGCCCACGTCTACGTCGACCCACCCAGCGAGATGATCGCCCAGCGGGACCGGCTGTCCCGCGAGCTGGCCGCCTCCTGA
- a CDS encoding AAA family ATPase: MPQEHANIEFAEQLGVHLRAQFPLLLVDTVEEQRLVDKVAAATEPLSMRCLTWDSVSGFSSVHDSRSMAPATDPLDVLERLRGMSSNSVVVLKDFHTQWENPQVLRATRNYAQRRGEAGPTVIVVGAGATPPPELADSAVILEFPPPSRVELQAVLREVLEGRWVRRELDDGGMDRLIESGRGLTLEQARRVFTKAVVADGVLDHGDIRLVLEEKKAIIATSGALEYLEPDEAAEDVGGLDALKEWLRLRERGFSSSAREFGLPAPKGIALVGLPGTGKSLTAKTIGSLWGVPLLRLDIGAIYSSFMGESEKRARHALKLAETIAPCVVWIDELDKAISTGSNDNGTSTRVVGTLLTWMSEKTAPCFVVATANDISKLPPELLRRGRFDEVFFLDLPTESERREILAVHIRASGRNPDSFDLETVARHTDGLVGAELAQAVHDALIVAFDHNRELTTDDLLACGAQVVPLAVSQRERVASLRAWLAEGRAKPASREAAASPVPPQRVTGAW; this comes from the coding sequence ATGCCGCAGGAACACGCCAACATCGAGTTCGCCGAACAGCTCGGCGTTCATCTGCGCGCGCAATTCCCGCTGCTGCTGGTCGACACGGTCGAGGAGCAGCGGCTGGTCGACAAGGTCGCCGCGGCCACCGAGCCGCTCAGCATGCGCTGCCTCACCTGGGACAGCGTCTCCGGGTTCTCCTCGGTCCACGACAGCCGGTCCATGGCCCCCGCCACCGATCCCCTGGACGTCCTCGAGCGCCTCCGGGGCATGAGCAGCAACTCCGTGGTCGTCCTCAAGGACTTCCACACCCAGTGGGAGAACCCACAGGTCCTGCGGGCGACCCGGAACTATGCGCAGCGTCGCGGAGAGGCCGGGCCGACCGTCATCGTCGTGGGTGCCGGGGCCACCCCGCCGCCCGAACTGGCCGACAGCGCCGTGATCCTGGAGTTCCCCCCGCCCAGCCGAGTCGAACTGCAGGCCGTGTTGCGCGAGGTCCTGGAGGGACGGTGGGTCCGTCGCGAGTTGGACGACGGCGGAATGGACCGGCTGATCGAGTCCGGTCGCGGTCTGACGCTCGAGCAGGCCCGCCGTGTGTTCACCAAGGCCGTGGTGGCCGACGGGGTGCTGGACCACGGCGACATCCGGCTGGTGCTGGAGGAGAAGAAGGCGATCATCGCCACCTCCGGGGCCCTGGAGTACCTGGAGCCCGATGAGGCGGCTGAGGACGTCGGCGGTCTGGACGCACTGAAGGAGTGGCTGCGCCTGCGCGAACGCGGCTTCTCCTCCTCCGCCCGGGAGTTCGGCCTCCCGGCTCCGAAGGGCATCGCGCTGGTCGGCCTGCCGGGCACCGGCAAGTCCCTGACGGCGAAGACGATCGGGTCGCTCTGGGGCGTGCCGTTACTCCGCCTTGACATCGGCGCGATCTACTCCTCCTTCATGGGAGAATCCGAGAAGCGTGCCCGGCACGCACTGAAGCTGGCCGAGACCATCGCCCCGTGTGTGGTGTGGATCGATGAGCTGGACAAGGCCATCAGCACGGGGAGCAACGACAACGGCACCTCCACCCGGGTGGTCGGGACGCTGCTGACGTGGATGAGCGAGAAGACCGCCCCGTGCTTCGTCGTCGCCACCGCCAATGACATCTCCAAGCTGCCCCCCGAACTCCTTCGGCGCGGCCGGTTCGACGAGGTCTTCTTCCTGGATCTGCCCACCGAGTCCGAGCGGCGCGAGATCCTGGCCGTCCACATCCGCGCGAGCGGCCGCAACCCCGACAGCTTCGACCTCGAGACCGTTGCTCGGCACACGGACGGCTTGGTGGGCGCCGAGCTGGCTCAAGCCGTGCACGATGCCCTCATCGTCGCCTTCGACCACAACCGCGAGTTGACGACGGATGACCTGCTGGCCTGCGGGGCCCAGGTGGTACCCCTGGCGGTGTCCCAGCGGGAACGGGTCGCATCGCTCCGCGCCTGGCTGGCCGAGGGGCGTGCGAAGCCGGCGTCGCGAGAGGCCGCTGCGTCACCGGTGCCACCCCAGAGGGTGACCGGTGCATGGTGA
- a CDS encoding DUF5667 domain-containing protein → MHGEAAHGTDERFFERSGVVATALIVALLIALASTAAAANQAGPGDPLYGAKATVQDLRLALTLDPTDRIPRAMDYAAARVEEARAAVVAEEPELTRAALTSATGHVRTAVDTAVELEDQELADLLLDRLLELEEQVATLIRQIEGPLPAAVALADLVERSQLAVAEIAGRELPVDPTATPTPIDRATPLPTPRPTPTPRPTPTSPTEPATPQPPDGGTSTGPTPPPDPGPDEVAPAAPALPGVDPAQAPRPGAVAPPHQPPPDGAPDPSTQNPLEPTQPAPAGPPVDDAPTIDILPADQPQSVVAPDSR, encoded by the coding sequence GTGCATGGTGAGGCGGCGCACGGCACTGATGAGCGGTTCTTCGAGCGCTCGGGTGTCGTCGCCACAGCCCTGATCGTCGCGCTTCTGATCGCCCTGGCCAGCACGGCCGCGGCAGCCAACCAGGCGGGCCCGGGCGACCCGCTGTACGGCGCCAAGGCGACCGTCCAGGATCTCCGGCTGGCGCTGACCCTGGACCCGACGGACCGGATCCCCCGCGCCATGGACTACGCCGCGGCACGGGTGGAGGAGGCTCGAGCCGCGGTCGTGGCCGAGGAACCCGAACTGACCCGCGCGGCGCTGACCAGCGCCACAGGGCACGTCCGGACCGCGGTGGACACCGCCGTGGAGTTGGAGGATCAGGAGCTGGCGGACCTCCTCCTCGATCGACTGCTCGAACTCGAGGAGCAGGTCGCCACCCTGATCCGCCAGATCGAAGGGCCGTTGCCGGCCGCCGTAGCCCTCGCTGACCTCGTCGAACGGTCCCAGCTTGCCGTGGCGGAGATCGCCGGCCGTGAGTTGCCCGTCGACCCGACCGCAACCCCGACGCCCATCGACCGGGCGACACCGCTGCCGACCCCGAGGCCGACGCCGACCCCACGGCCCACGCCGACCAGCCCAACCGAGCCGGCGACACCGCAGCCGCCCGACGGTGGCACCTCCACCGGACCCACCCCACCACCCGACCCGGGCCCGGACGAGGTCGCTCCTGCGGCACCGGCGCTGCCGGGCGTTGACCCGGCCCAGGCGCCGAGGCCTGGCGCGGTGGCACCGCCGCACCAGCCCCCACCCGACGGTGCCCCCGACCCATCCACGCAGAACCCCCTCGAGCCGACGCAACCGGCTCCAGCCGGCCCGCCGGTCGACGACGCACCCA